In Thermodesulfovibrionales bacterium, the following are encoded in one genomic region:
- a CDS encoding CBS domain-containing protein — translation MLKAKDIMTSDVIAVSEETTVEALGRLFIEKGISGAPVVDDRGGLIGVITENDLISKNSRLHIPTILRLFDAFIPLGTSKLETEITKMAALTVGEACTRKVVTIGEETPLDEVATLMNEKKIHLLPVLRQGKVVGIIGKRDLIRGIAGETSQSGT, via the coding sequence ATGCTGAAGGCAAAGGACATCATGACAAGCGACGTAATTGCCGTGTCTGAAGAGACCACGGTTGAGGCACTGGGGAGGCTCTTCATCGAAAAGGGGATCAGCGGTGCGCCGGTTGTCGACGACAGGGGTGGCCTAATCGGCGTTATCACGGAGAACGATCTCATCAGCAAAAACAGCAGGCTCCATATCCCGACGATCCTGAGGCTCTTCGATGCCTTTATTCCGTTGGGTACGAGTAAACTCGAGACAGAGATCACGAAGATGGCCGCCTTGACGGTCGGAGAGGCCTGCACGAGAAAAGTCGTCACGATAGGAGAGGAGACTCCCCTTGATGAAGTGGCGACGCTCATGAACGAAAAAAAGATCCATCTCCTGCCTGTCTTACGTCAGGGGAAGGTCGTGGGAATCATTGGCAAGAGAGACCTGATAAGGGGTATTGCTGGTGAGACTTCTCAGTCGGGGACCTGA
- the tsaE gene encoding tRNA (adenosine(37)-N6)-threonylcarbamoyltransferase complex ATPase subunit type 1 TsaE, with protein sequence MRLLSRGPEETSAFGSRLGGLLKKGDTVCLYGELGSGKTTFVKGVASALKIPEREITSASFTIIAEYIATLRNGPVPFFHIDLYRIENTRDLDSIGIEEYIGRDGIAVVEWAERYEDIGGAISVTFTILRGDEREIKVEGIREEDWNNL encoded by the coding sequence GTGAGACTTCTCAGTCGGGGACCTGAGGAGACATCTGCTTTCGGATCCAGACTCGGCGGCCTCCTGAAGAAGGGCGACACCGTCTGCCTCTATGGAGAACTCGGCTCCGGCAAAACGACCTTTGTGAAAGGCGTTGCTTCTGCTCTCAAGATTCCTGAAAGGGAGATCACGAGCGCGAGCTTTACCATCATCGCCGAGTACATTGCAACCCTGCGGAACGGCCCGGTTCCCTTTTTCCACATCGACCTCTACAGGATCGAAAATACCCGGGACCTTGATTCTATCGGCATAGAAGAGTATATTGGACGGGACGGCATCGCCGTTGTGGAATGGGCGGAAAGATATGAGGATATCGGCGGCGCCATCTCCGTGACCTTCACCATACTGCGCGGGGACGAACGGGAGATCAAGGTCGAGGGCATACGTGAAGAAGATTGGAATAATTTGTAA
- a CDS encoding NAD(+)/NADH kinase — protein MKKIGIICKTGKPEPLELLREILPWLKAKGGDALVTTEVASTLGIRGYPAAQIPDLSEVIVVLGGDGTMLSVARLVCEKSTPILGVNLGGLGFITEVQREDIRDALESLLSDSYTTEDRLMLTAKVIRNDEKIAEYTALNDVVINKGALARIVDLETFINRVYVNKFKADGLIVATPTGSTAYCLSAGGPILYPTMESIVLIPICPHTLTNRPIVIPDTVVTEIVLRSPSEDVFLTVDGQVGFSLKRDDTVVIEKSPFRTRLVIPFEKNFFEILRTKLGWGERPPKIQEYPG, from the coding sequence GTGAAGAAGATTGGAATAATTTGTAAGACAGGGAAACCCGAGCCCCTTGAACTGCTTCGGGAGATCCTCCCCTGGCTGAAGGCAAAAGGCGGCGATGCACTGGTCACTACGGAAGTCGCCTCTACACTCGGAATCAGGGGTTATCCTGCTGCCCAGATTCCCGACCTCTCTGAGGTCATCGTCGTCCTTGGCGGTGACGGGACGATGCTCTCCGTGGCGCGGCTTGTCTGCGAGAAGTCTACCCCGATACTCGGAGTGAATCTGGGCGGCCTCGGATTCATAACAGAAGTCCAGAGGGAGGATATCCGCGACGCACTCGAAAGTCTCCTCTCGGACAGCTATACCACTGAAGACCGTCTCATGCTCACCGCAAAGGTCATCAGGAACGACGAAAAGATCGCGGAGTACACCGCCCTCAATGATGTGGTTATCAATAAGGGCGCCCTCGCGAGGATCGTAGACCTCGAGACCTTCATCAACAGGGTCTATGTGAACAAGTTCAAGGCAGACGGTCTCATCGTCGCTACCCCGACCGGTTCCACCGCTTACTGCCTTTCGGCCGGCGGACCGATTCTCTATCCCACCATGGAAAGCATAGTCCTCATCCCCATCTGTCCTCATACGCTCACGAACAGGCCAATCGTCATCCCTGATACCGTCGTTACGGAAATTGTCCTCAGATCACCGTCAGAGGATGTGTTCCTTACCGTAGACGGCCAGGTCGGATTTTCTTTGAAAAGGGATGATACCGTCGTAATAGAAAAGTCGCCCTTCAGAACAAGGCTCGTGATACCCTTCGAAAAGAACTTCTTCGAGATACTGAGGACAAAACTCGGCTGGGGCGAGCGGCCTCCGAAAATTCAGGAGTATCCCGGATGA
- a CDS encoding uracil-DNA glycosylase, producing MNLARELKTVLEFFDALGFDRLPVSGRGKRESAATGKREREMATAGSSDLRSSELKEAALMALREEIGDCRRCKLSRGRKNIVFGEGRADAALMFIGEGPGREEDLQGRPFVGDAGVLLTRLIEKMGLGREDVFIANIVKCRPPMNRDPEGDEITTCLPFLVRQIEIVMPAVIVSLGRISAHTLLETTIPITRLRGKFSSYRGIPLMPTFHPAYLLRNPKDKWLVWEDALKVLERARGEGR from the coding sequence ATGAATTTGGCAAGGGAGCTTAAGACGGTCCTCGAATTTTTCGATGCCCTCGGATTTGACCGGCTGCCCGTATCGGGAAGGGGTAAGCGGGAGTCCGCCGCCACAGGCAAACGCGAACGGGAGATGGCAACCGCCGGATCTTCTGACCTGCGCTCTTCCGAACTCAAGGAAGCGGCTCTCATGGCGCTGCGCGAGGAGATCGGTGATTGCCGGAGGTGCAAGCTTTCAAGGGGGCGCAAGAACATCGTCTTCGGAGAAGGCAGAGCAGACGCCGCCCTCATGTTCATCGGAGAGGGACCGGGGAGGGAGGAGGACCTTCAGGGCAGGCCTTTTGTCGGTGATGCGGGCGTGCTTCTCACGCGGCTCATCGAAAAGATGGGGCTCGGGAGAGAAGATGTATTCATCGCCAACATCGTGAAATGCCGTCCTCCCATGAACAGGGACCCCGAAGGAGACGAGATTACGACCTGTCTGCCCTTTCTCGTGAGGCAGATCGAGATCGTCATGCCTGCGGTCATCGTCTCTCTCGGACGCATTTCCGCGCACACGCTCCTGGAAACCACGATTCCGATAACGAGACTGAGGGGAAAATTCTCTTCCTATAGGGGGATTCCCCTCATGCCGACATTCCATCCCGCCTACCTTTTGCGAAACCCGAAGGATAAATGGCTTGTGTGGGAGGATGCGCTGAAGGTACTCGAGAGGGCAAGAGGGGAGGGTCGATGA
- a CDS encoding HIT domain-containing protein translates to MMQPIWAPWRMEYILSKKGPGCIFCEKPKEQKDRENLILLRGAESFVIMNLYPYNNGHLMVVPNRHVFSITELRDGELLELMKMTQKAVTCLREAFMPEGFNIGLNIGKVAGAGIEEHLHFHIIPRWVGDTHFMAALSEVRVIPEHVLSTYDRLFPIFNREGASR, encoded by the coding sequence ATGATGCAGCCGATCTGGGCTCCCTGGAGGATGGAGTATATCCTCTCGAAAAAGGGCCCCGGCTGTATCTTCTGCGAAAAACCGAAAGAGCAGAAGGACAGGGAGAACCTCATCCTCTTGAGAGGTGCTGAGAGTTTTGTCATCATGAACCTCTATCCTTACAACAACGGCCATCTCATGGTAGTGCCCAACCGGCATGTATTCTCCATAACCGAACTGAGAGACGGGGAACTGCTCGAACTCATGAAGATGACACAGAAGGCGGTGACGTGCTTGAGAGAGGCCTTTATGCCCGAGGGCTTCAATATCGGGCTGAACATCGGGAAAGTAGCAGGTGCCGGGATCGAAGAGCATCTCCACTTTCACATAATCCCGAGATGGGTCGGAGACACCCATTTCATGGCAGCCCTCAGCGAGGTGAGGGTCATCCCGGAGCATGTCCTGAGTACCTACGACAGGCTTTTCCCGATTTTCAACAGGGAAGGGGCGAGCCGTTAG
- a CDS encoding acyl-CoA dehydrogenase produces MDFSFTAEEESFRRSLREFCEKQIVPRAREIDEKGEIPQGVLDDMASFGLLGITISDEYGGSGAHFITAAIAAEEIARADISMALPVYYLVGAAWGFLVERYGSVRVKEEILPDVTNGKKFIGIASTEAGAGSDIANISAVMEKKDEKLIIRGTKTFISGVREAVKSGGGHVTIVKTDPELGHGGLSLLYLPLKETQGITTGIFRQMGRDGISTGFIAMNGVEVPAHYLIGEWNKGFYYAMEGFNCARTLVAAACIGAAEKVFESGIEHLKKRRAFGKLLAGFEGIQFQVADAYTRLESAKLLVYKAAWLLDRMYGEKRFDHGEINKAVASAKLFAPMAAFDLIRDVLTWYGAYGYTKEAGIEKGLRGVASYIIGAEGAQNVMKLIIGREILGKEFVS; encoded by the coding sequence ATGGATTTTTCCTTTACCGCGGAAGAGGAATCGTTCAGAAGATCTTTAAGGGAGTTCTGCGAGAAGCAGATCGTCCCGAGGGCTCGGGAGATCGATGAAAAAGGAGAGATTCCCCAGGGCGTCCTCGATGATATGGCTTCCTTCGGCCTCCTCGGCATTACCATATCGGACGAATACGGAGGGTCGGGGGCTCATTTTATTACCGCAGCGATAGCGGCTGAGGAGATCGCGCGGGCCGATATCAGCATGGCCCTTCCCGTCTATTATCTCGTGGGAGCCGCCTGGGGTTTTCTCGTCGAGAGGTACGGGAGCGTAAGGGTCAAGGAGGAAATCCTTCCCGATGTGACGAACGGGAAGAAGTTTATCGGTATAGCATCGACCGAAGCGGGGGCCGGCTCGGATATCGCCAATATATCCGCCGTGATGGAAAAGAAGGATGAAAAACTAATAATCAGGGGAACAAAGACATTCATCAGCGGTGTCAGGGAGGCGGTCAAATCAGGAGGCGGGCATGTGACAATCGTCAAGACGGATCCCGAACTCGGACACGGTGGCCTTTCTCTCCTTTATCTTCCGCTGAAGGAGACACAGGGGATAACAACGGGGATCTTCCGGCAGATGGGCAGGGACGGGATATCAACCGGTTTCATAGCCATGAACGGCGTGGAGGTACCGGCCCATTACCTCATCGGTGAATGGAACAAGGGGTTTTACTACGCCATGGAAGGTTTTAACTGTGCCAGGACCCTCGTAGCGGCGGCGTGTATCGGTGCCGCGGAGAAGGTCTTCGAGTCGGGGATCGAACACCTGAAAAAGAGAAGGGCCTTCGGAAAGCTGCTTGCCGGATTCGAAGGCATACAGTTTCAGGTGGCAGACGCTTATACGAGACTTGAATCGGCGAAACTCCTCGTCTATAAGGCTGCGTGGTTGCTTGACCGGATGTACGGCGAAAAGAGATTCGACCATGGTGAGATCAATAAAGCGGTGGCATCAGCGAAGCTTTTCGCTCCGATGGCAGCCTTTGATCTTATCAGGGATGTCCTGACCTGGTACGGCGCGTACGGTTACACGAAGGAAGCCGGGATCGAGAAAGGCCTGCGGGGGGTGGCTTCCTATATCATCGGGGCAGAAGGCGCCCAGAATGTCATGAAGCTCATCATCGGCAGGGAGATCCTCGGAAAAGAATTCGTCTCATAG